The proteins below are encoded in one region of Apium graveolens cultivar Ventura chromosome 4, ASM990537v1, whole genome shotgun sequence:
- the LOC141718916 gene encoding uncharacterized protein LOC141718916: MEKVGEVSYRVALPPQLSHVHNVFHVSVLRGYKYHPLHVVQYPLHKIREDLSCEEEAEAILAREERVLRRNTIPFVKVLWKHHSEREATWELEESIREKYPHLFDSGTSFSFV; this comes from the coding sequence ATGGAGAAAGTTGGGGAAGTGTCTTACAGAGTTGCATTGCCGCCACAACTATCTCATGtacataatgtgtttcatgtgtcggTTTTGAGGGGCTATAAATATCATCCATTGCACGTAGTGCAGTATCCATTGCATAAGATTAGAGAGGATCTTTCATGTGAGGaagaagctgaggctatcttagctcgagaggAGCGAGTTCTAAGGAGGAACACCATTCCGTTTGTGAAAGTTCTGTGGAAACATCATTCGGAGAGAGAGGCTACAtgggaattagaagaatctattcGTGAGAAATATCCACATTTATTTGATTCAGGTACGAGTTTTAGTTTCGTTTGA